One genomic window of Azospirillum sp. TSH58 includes the following:
- a CDS encoding DUF2336 domain-containing protein: MTACGDPQLLDPADYEAAKQMARSTDPAVRRRVAASPETRPELLYFLAADTAAEVRQAIATNAGTPRQADLMLATDREVAVRGALAQKVARLLPDLSADQASQVERLTLECLEALARDQATEVRGILSEALKELPGAPHGVINTLARDVELSVCAPVLQFSPILTDEDLSDIIMRGPVAGALSAIAGRKQVSASVADAIARSDDEAAMTALLANPSAQIREETLDRILDQAPQHEPWHAPLVRRPRLPARAVARLASFVADNLLKVLRERTDLDPAAARALAEGVRARVNRGAGGNGGGGAGVARGLVDFGEEELGHLPGDKDKAAERPSDKAARLNKEGKLTEKLLEGALAEGDRAFVLAGLGELAQLPMPIIDRIIGTHAPRAVTSLVWRCGLSMRFARQVQLRIAQIPPKTALMARDGVLYPMSDDEMRWQLAFFGVEEKV, encoded by the coding sequence ATGACCGCCTGCGGCGATCCCCAGCTTCTCGATCCCGCCGATTACGAGGCGGCCAAGCAGATGGCGCGCAGCACCGACCCGGCGGTGCGTCGCCGCGTCGCCGCGTCGCCCGAGACGCGGCCCGAACTGCTCTACTTCCTGGCCGCCGACACCGCGGCGGAGGTCCGTCAGGCCATCGCCACCAACGCCGGGACACCGCGGCAGGCCGACCTGATGCTGGCCACCGACCGGGAGGTCGCGGTGCGCGGCGCCCTGGCCCAGAAGGTCGCCCGGCTGCTGCCCGACCTGTCCGCCGACCAGGCGTCGCAGGTCGAGCGGCTGACGCTGGAGTGCCTGGAAGCGCTGGCCCGCGACCAGGCGACGGAGGTGCGCGGCATCCTGTCGGAGGCGCTGAAGGAGTTGCCCGGCGCCCCCCACGGCGTCATCAACACGCTGGCCCGCGACGTGGAGCTGTCGGTCTGCGCCCCGGTCCTGCAATTCTCGCCGATCCTGACCGACGAGGATTTGTCGGACATCATCATGCGCGGGCCGGTGGCCGGCGCCCTGTCGGCGATCGCCGGGCGCAAGCAGGTGTCGGCCTCCGTCGCCGACGCCATCGCGCGGTCGGACGACGAGGCGGCGATGACCGCTCTGCTCGCCAACCCCTCGGCCCAGATCCGCGAGGAGACTCTCGACCGCATCCTGGACCAGGCGCCGCAGCACGAGCCCTGGCACGCCCCGCTGGTGCGCCGCCCGCGGCTGCCCGCCCGCGCCGTGGCGCGGCTGGCGAGCTTCGTCGCCGACAATCTGCTGAAGGTCCTGCGGGAGCGCACCGACCTCGACCCCGCCGCCGCCCGTGCCCTGGCCGAGGGTGTGCGGGCGCGCGTCAACCGCGGGGCCGGGGGCAACGGCGGCGGCGGAGCCGGCGTGGCCCGCGGCCTCGTCGATTTCGGGGAGGAGGAGCTTGGCCATCTGCCGGGCGACAAGGACAAGGCGGCCGAACGTCCGTCCGACAAGGCGGCAAGGCTGAACAAGGAAGGCAAGCTGACGGAGAAGCTGCTGGAGGGCGCGCTGGCGGAGGGCGACCGGGCCTTCGTCCTGGCCGGGCTGGGCGAGCTGGCGCAGCTTCCGATGCCGATCATCGACCGCATCATCGGCACCCACGCCCCGCGCGCCGTCACCTCGCTGGTGTGGCGCTGCGGCCTGTCGATGCGCTTCGCCCGGCAGGTGCAATTGCGCATCGCCCAGATTCCGCCAAAAACCGCGCTTATGGCAAGGGACGGCGTCCTTTACCCGATGTCCGACGACGAGATGCGCTGGCAGCTCGCCTTCTTCGGAGTCGAGGAGAAAGTCTGA